A single region of the Elizabethkingia sp. JS20170427COW genome encodes:
- a CDS encoding C40 family peptidase: MSRGFCNVSVAPVRADHSDRAEMITQVLYGEGVDIIEVRNNWTLIKLHYDGYEGWVDTKQVTALSEEAFSQRKLQLVTECFKSYTTQDGEVLLSMGAEIPRDSVVEENSIFLRESIVERALKFINVPYLWGGKSFFGIDCSGFTQLVFKMNQIKLPRDAYQQAEIGEALTFVVEAQAGDLAFFENDEGKIIHVGIMLDNHRIIHAHGKVRIDIVDSVGIFNKQQNKHTHKLRFIRNIID; this comes from the coding sequence ATGTCGAGAGGATTTTGTAACGTGTCCGTAGCTCCTGTAAGAGCAGATCATAGCGATAGAGCGGAAATGATTACTCAGGTTTTGTATGGAGAAGGCGTGGATATTATAGAAGTTCGTAACAATTGGACTTTGATAAAGTTGCACTATGATGGTTATGAAGGATGGGTAGATACTAAGCAAGTTACAGCACTTAGTGAAGAAGCTTTTTCACAAAGGAAATTACAATTGGTAACGGAATGTTTTAAGAGCTATACAACTCAAGATGGAGAAGTTTTGTTGTCTATGGGTGCGGAAATTCCTCGAGATTCTGTTGTAGAGGAAAATTCTATTTTTCTTAGAGAATCTATTGTTGAAAGGGCTTTGAAGTTTATTAATGTTCCTTATTTATGGGGTGGGAAAAGCTTTTTTGGTATTGATTGTTCAGGTTTTACCCAATTGGTATTTAAGATGAACCAGATAAAACTACCAAGGGATGCTTACCAGCAGGCTGAAATAGGAGAGGCTCTTACTTTTGTAGTGGAAGCCCAAGCAGGAGATTTAGCGTTTTTCGAAAATGATGAAGGGAAAATTATTCACGTAGGAATTATGCTGGATAATCATCGCATTATCCATGCTCATGGGAAAGTGAGAATAGATATTGTAGATTCGGTAGGGATTTTTAACAAGCAACAGAATAAACATACTCATAAACTAAGGTTTATTCGCAATATTATCGATTAG
- a CDS encoding 3-deoxy-D-manno-octulosonic acid transferase, with amino-acid sequence MFWIYDIFIQLLIFGMKCFAVFNTKARLGVDGRKSSLAIVKKTFTSEDKVIWMHAASLGEYEQGLPVLERLKQKYPDSKILVSFFSPSGLEHVKKKKHIADALCYLPYDRKSEVSEFCQQFQIQLFFTVKYDYWYRLFEVLKQKKAPIYVVSALFYEKQVFFKPFGSFFVNRLRKDVDCFFHQTQHSVDLAKSVGLQQSILAGDTRFARVKSNVEHFSELAYISDFIKEREVLVVGSSWESEEKIVRLLQVQQNKVKIILAPHDLKRIPGMLKIFSNHCLYSELKQNPSLGENKDLLIIDNIGMLSKLYHYADVALVGGGFHSAGLHNILEAAAFGVPVVIGNKYRKNPEADELIRVKGGFSCSTEEEAASFIHQLFQDKASRTQYAKNAHDFIYNQENAVDIIMQNIN; translated from the coding sequence ATGTTTTGGATTTATGATATCTTTATACAGCTACTAATTTTTGGGATGAAGTGTTTTGCGGTTTTCAATACGAAAGCACGTTTGGGAGTTGATGGGAGAAAATCTTCACTGGCAATTGTAAAAAAAACTTTTACATCGGAGGATAAGGTAATTTGGATGCATGCAGCTAGCTTAGGAGAATATGAGCAGGGGCTTCCTGTTTTGGAAAGGTTAAAGCAAAAATATCCCGATTCTAAAATTTTAGTGAGCTTTTTTTCCCCTTCTGGTTTGGAGCATGTGAAAAAGAAAAAGCATATTGCGGATGCATTGTGCTATCTTCCCTATGATAGAAAATCAGAAGTTTCAGAGTTTTGTCAACAGTTTCAAATACAATTGTTTTTCACTGTTAAATATGATTATTGGTATCGGCTTTTTGAAGTTTTAAAACAAAAGAAAGCCCCTATTTATGTTGTTTCTGCCTTGTTTTATGAGAAGCAAGTCTTTTTCAAACCTTTCGGAAGTTTTTTTGTAAATCGTTTGAGGAAGGATGTCGATTGTTTTTTTCACCAAACTCAGCATTCGGTAGATTTGGCAAAGTCTGTAGGGTTACAGCAATCTATTTTGGCTGGAGATACGCGTTTTGCAAGAGTGAAAAGCAATGTAGAGCATTTTTCTGAACTAGCTTATATCTCTGATTTTATAAAAGAAAGAGAAGTATTGGTGGTGGGAAGCTCTTGGGAGTCAGAAGAAAAGATTGTGAGGTTACTACAGGTTCAACAAAATAAAGTTAAAATTATTTTGGCTCCTCATGATTTAAAGAGAATCCCAGGAATGTTGAAAATATTTTCCAACCATTGCTTGTATAGTGAATTGAAACAGAATCCAAGTCTTGGTGAAAATAAAGATTTATTGATCATTGATAATATAGGAATGCTATCCAAGCTATACCATTATGCAGATGTCGCTTTGGTAGGTGGGGGTTTCCATTCAGCAGGTTTGCATAATATCTTGGAGGCTGCAGCTTTTGGAGTTCCTGTGGTAATAGGAAATAAATATCGAAAAAACCCTGAAGCTGATGAGTTAATTCGAGTAAAGGGTGGGTTTAGTTGCTCTACGGAAGAGGAAGCTGCAAGTTTTATTCATCAACTTTTCCAAGATAAAGCCTCTCGAACTCAGTACGCAAAAAATGCACATGATTTTATTTACAATCAAGAAAACGCAGTGGATATTATCATGCAGAATATCAACTAA
- a CDS encoding MotA/TolQ/ExbB proton channel family protein: MEMNVSNQEHEVVAKKKGGLNPAIVIPILFVIGVCIFLFVLGNPSNFVSNPKIDGASSVAFADIASKDLHPAEGKPMGIVYMGGPIVPILVTFMLTVIVFSFERFFVLKKAAGSGDLETFVHSIRGFLGKNDINGALDECDKQQGSVGNVVKEGLTTFKALEHDNTLNKEQKLAALNKSLEEATSLEMPMLEKNMMILSTLGTVATLVALLGTVIGMIKAFAALGSGGGAPDSGALSVGISEALVNTALGIGTSAVAIIFYNFFTSKIDGLTYKIDEIGMSIQQSFAEHN; the protein is encoded by the coding sequence ATGGAAATGAATGTTTCAAACCAAGAGCACGAAGTTGTTGCTAAAAAGAAGGGGGGATTAAACCCAGCAATCGTAATTCCAATTCTTTTCGTAATTGGGGTGTGTATATTTTTATTTGTACTTGGTAACCCAAGTAACTTTGTAAGCAATCCTAAAATTGATGGAGCTTCTTCTGTAGCTTTTGCGGATATTGCTTCTAAAGACTTACACCCTGCAGAAGGAAAACCAATGGGAATTGTTTATATGGGAGGTCCTATCGTGCCAATTCTTGTTACTTTCATGCTAACTGTAATTGTTTTCTCTTTCGAAAGATTCTTCGTATTGAAAAAAGCAGCAGGTAGTGGTGATTTAGAAACTTTTGTACACTCTATCAGAGGTTTCTTAGGTAAAAATGATATCAACGGTGCATTAGACGAGTGCGACAAACAACAAGGTTCTGTTGGTAACGTAGTGAAAGAAGGTTTAACTACATTTAAAGCTTTAGAGCACGATAACACTTTAAACAAAGAACAAAAATTAGCTGCTCTTAACAAATCTTTAGAAGAAGCAACTTCTTTAGAAATGCCAATGCTAGAGAAAAACATGATGATTCTTTCTACTCTAGGTACTGTTGCAACCTTAGTAGCGCTACTAGGTACCGTAATCGGTATGATTAAAGCGTTTGCTGCTTTAGGTTCAGGTGGCGGTGCTCCAGATTCAGGTGCATTATCAGTAGGTATCTCTGAAGCACTTGTAAATACCGCTTTAGGTATTGGTACTTCTGCAGTAGCGATTATTTTCTATAACTTCTTTACTTCTAAAATTGATGGATTAACTTATAAAATCGATGAAATCGGTATGAGTATCCAACAATCTTTCGCTGAGCATAACTAA
- a CDS encoding O-methyltransferase — protein MSFSDEIFPEVERYLEDNASTEPDILKKLRRETYQKTTQPHMISGYTQGRFLSILSHMLQPKNILEIGTFTGYATLCMAEGLAEGGKIYTLDKNEDLAYLPEKYFQQSEYASQIEFILGDAKEEIAKLEVIFDMIFIDADKENYPKYIELIKPKLRKGGIILIDNVLWYGKVVEDNAKDKSTQQIKMVNKLVTEDADFENVILPLRDGIHLIRKK, from the coding sequence ATGTCTTTTTCCGACGAAATTTTCCCAGAAGTAGAGCGTTATCTAGAAGATAATGCCTCCACCGAACCCGATATTTTAAAAAAACTCCGTAGAGAAACCTACCAAAAGACTACCCAACCTCATATGATTTCGGGATACACACAAGGTAGGTTTTTGAGTATCTTATCGCACATGCTTCAGCCTAAAAATATATTAGAGATAGGCACTTTTACAGGTTATGCAACACTATGTATGGCTGAAGGCTTAGCTGAAGGTGGAAAAATATACACCTTGGATAAAAATGAAGATTTGGCCTATCTTCCTGAAAAATACTTCCAGCAAAGCGAATATGCGTCCCAAATTGAATTTATCTTGGGAGATGCTAAAGAAGAGATAGCAAAATTGGAGGTGATATTTGATATGATCTTTATCGATGCTGATAAAGAAAATTACCCCAAGTATATAGAATTGATTAAGCCTAAACTAAGGAAAGGAGGAATTATCTTGATAGATAATGTCCTATGGTATGGTAAAGTGGTGGAAGATAATGCAAAGGATAAATCTACCCAACAGATCAAAATGGTTAATAAATTGGTAACTGAGGATGCAGATTTTGAAAACGTTATCCTACCTTTAAGAGATGGTATTCATCTAATACGTAAAAAATAA
- the leuS gene encoding leucine--tRNA ligase, translating to MFYNHTEIESKWQKYWAEKETFKTQDVSTKPKYYVLDMFPYPSGAGLHVGHPLGYIASDIVSRYKRHQGFNVLHPIGYDSFGLPAEQYAIQTGQHPAITTEQNINRYEVQMKRIGFSFDWSRQFRTSDASYYKFTQWIFIQLFHSWYNKTTDKAEAIESLVEYLNQNGTQGLNASQTEELHFSAEEWNHKTEAEKQEVLLNYRLAFRAETTVNWCPALGTVLANDEVIGGKSERGGYPVFQKKMMQWSMRITAYSERLLQGLSSLDWPQPLKDAQEYWIGKSKGAMVKFAVESKDCNIEVFTTRPDTIFGTTFMVLAPEHELVAELTTAEHQQEVEAYIAETAKKSERDRMADVKTVSGAFTGAYAINPFTQKKMPIYISDYVLMGYGTGAVMAVPAHDERDHRFAKKFGLEIIEVVSGGKDVQQEAFSSKDGVCVNSDFLNGLKYKEAVTKIISEIEARDLGKSTTNYRQRDAIFSRQRYWGEPVPVYFKENVPYTLPLSALPLELPEVEKYLPTEDGDPPLGNAKNYAWDEVNEQIVETERIDYKTVFPLELSTMPGWAGSSWYFLRYMDPHNETYFANKENSDYWGQVDLYIGGSEHATGHLLYSRFWNKFLKDRGYIQQEEPFQKLINQGMILGMSAFVFRIDGTNTFVSKNLASQHTTQKIHVDVALLKGASDELDTEGFRNWRPEFKDAEFILEEGKYITEREVEKMSKSKFNVVNPDDISEEYGADCLRLYEMFLGPLEQSKPWNTQGLSGVYGFLKRFWNLYFNAEDQFTVSTEEPTKEEYRILHTLIQKVVFDIEHFSFNTSVSSFMIAVNELNKLKCNKKAILEPLAIIISPYAPHITEELWSLLGNEESIEYASFPKFNPEYLVQDEVEYPVSFNGKMKLKVSISAKFSAKEVEDFVLNMDKTKEIIGDKTPKKIIVVPNKIVNIVI from the coding sequence GTGTTTTACAATCATACCGAAATAGAAAGTAAGTGGCAAAAGTATTGGGCCGAGAAAGAGACTTTTAAAACTCAAGATGTATCGACAAAACCTAAGTATTACGTACTAGATATGTTCCCTTATCCATCTGGTGCAGGGCTGCATGTTGGGCATCCATTAGGATATATCGCATCCGATATCGTGAGCAGATATAAGAGACATCAAGGGTTTAATGTACTACACCCAATAGGATATGATAGTTTTGGTTTACCCGCTGAGCAGTATGCTATCCAAACAGGACAACACCCAGCGATTACTACCGAGCAAAATATCAATAGATATGAGGTGCAAATGAAGAGAATAGGTTTTTCTTTTGATTGGTCTAGACAATTCAGAACTTCAGATGCTTCTTATTATAAGTTCACCCAATGGATTTTTATTCAATTGTTCCATTCATGGTATAATAAAACGACTGATAAAGCAGAGGCTATCGAATCTTTAGTAGAATACCTAAATCAAAATGGTACACAGGGATTAAATGCTTCTCAAACAGAAGAACTGCATTTCTCAGCTGAGGAGTGGAATCATAAAACAGAAGCTGAAAAACAAGAAGTTTTATTGAATTACCGTTTAGCTTTCCGTGCAGAAACAACGGTAAACTGGTGTCCTGCTTTAGGAACTGTGCTTGCAAATGATGAGGTAATCGGTGGAAAGTCTGAAAGAGGAGGATATCCTGTTTTTCAGAAAAAAATGATGCAATGGAGTATGCGTATTACTGCTTATTCTGAGAGATTACTGCAAGGGCTTTCTTCTTTAGATTGGCCTCAACCCTTAAAAGATGCTCAAGAATATTGGATAGGAAAATCCAAAGGAGCAATGGTAAAATTTGCGGTAGAATCTAAAGATTGCAATATTGAAGTATTTACAACAAGGCCAGATACTATTTTTGGGACTACTTTTATGGTTTTGGCTCCAGAGCATGAATTGGTGGCTGAGTTAACCACAGCAGAACATCAACAAGAAGTTGAAGCATATATTGCAGAAACAGCTAAAAAATCCGAAAGAGATCGTATGGCGGATGTAAAAACCGTTTCAGGAGCTTTTACAGGAGCGTATGCAATAAATCCTTTTACTCAGAAAAAAATGCCGATTTATATTTCGGATTATGTGCTAATGGGTTATGGTACTGGCGCTGTAATGGCTGTTCCTGCCCATGATGAAAGAGACCATCGTTTTGCGAAAAAGTTTGGATTAGAAATTATCGAGGTAGTATCAGGAGGTAAGGATGTTCAACAAGAAGCCTTTAGCTCTAAAGATGGAGTATGTGTTAATTCAGATTTCTTAAATGGCTTGAAGTATAAAGAAGCGGTAACTAAAATTATCAGCGAAATAGAAGCAAGAGATTTAGGAAAGTCAACAACTAATTATCGCCAAAGAGATGCTATTTTCTCTAGACAGAGATATTGGGGAGAACCTGTCCCTGTATATTTTAAAGAGAATGTTCCTTATACATTACCTCTTTCTGCTCTTCCTTTAGAATTGCCAGAGGTTGAAAAATATTTACCTACCGAAGATGGAGATCCACCATTAGGAAATGCTAAAAATTACGCTTGGGATGAGGTAAATGAGCAAATTGTTGAGACGGAACGTATCGATTATAAAACAGTATTTCCTTTAGAATTAAGTACAATGCCTGGTTGGGCAGGAAGCTCTTGGTATTTCTTAAGATATATGGATCCTCACAATGAAACTTACTTTGCCAATAAAGAAAATTCAGACTATTGGGGACAAGTAGATTTGTATATTGGAGGAAGTGAGCACGCTACAGGACACTTGCTGTATTCTCGTTTTTGGAATAAATTCTTGAAAGATCGTGGGTATATTCAGCAAGAGGAGCCTTTCCAAAAGTTAATTAATCAAGGAATGATTTTGGGGATGAGTGCTTTTGTCTTTAGAATAGACGGAACCAATACATTTGTATCTAAAAATCTAGCATCTCAACATACTACACAGAAAATCCATGTGGATGTTGCATTACTGAAGGGTGCAAGTGATGAACTGGATACAGAAGGCTTTAGAAATTGGAGACCTGAATTTAAAGATGCTGAATTTATTTTAGAGGAAGGCAAGTATATTACCGAAAGAGAGGTAGAAAAAATGTCTAAATCTAAATTTAATGTGGTGAATCCAGATGATATTTCTGAGGAATATGGTGCCGACTGTCTTCGTTTGTATGAAATGTTCTTAGGTCCATTAGAGCAATCTAAACCGTGGAATACCCAAGGTCTTAGTGGAGTTTATGGATTCTTGAAGCGTTTCTGGAATCTATATTTTAATGCAGAAGACCAATTTACGGTTTCTACTGAAGAACCAACTAAAGAAGAATACCGAATCTTACATACTTTAATTCAAAAAGTAGTATTCGATATAGAACATTTCTCTTTCAATACTTCAGTAAGTTCATTTATGATAGCCGTAAATGAATTGAATAAACTAAAATGTAATAAAAAAGCGATTTTAGAGCCATTAGCGATTATCATTTCCCCCTATGCACCTCATATTACAGAGGAATTATGGAGTTTATTAGGAAATGAAGAAAGTATAGAGTACGCTTCCTTCCCTAAATTTAATCCTGAGTATTTGGTACAAGATGAAGTGGAATATCCAGTAAGCTTTAATGGAAAAATGAAGCTCAAAGTATCGATTTCGGCGAAATTTTCAGCCAAAGAAGTGGAAGATTTTGTGTTAAATATGGATAAAACTAAGGAAATAATTGGAGATAAAACTCCTAAGAAAATTATAGTGGTTCCTAATAAAATTGTGAATATAGTTATTTAG
- a CDS encoding glycosyltransferase family 2 protein → MPKVSIITPCYNSSAFLEETIQCVLSQSFQDWEWIITDDQSTDHSIAIIKKYQDPRIILLESPQNLGAGGARNLSLAQAKGRYITFLDSDDFWERTFLEEMLNFMENNQYELAYSTYSRCDEKLQPLLGNYHADTIVTFGNLLKTCRLSLLSSMYDSKRVGKFYFPEGSKREDHVMWLNLLKEIPKGMPLGKCLSKYRMHGNSVSRDKKKVIMDQYLVYKEHMKFSTIKSMYYTANWAINGFLKYSKLFN, encoded by the coding sequence ATGCCAAAAGTTTCAATTATTACCCCTTGCTATAATTCTTCAGCATTCCTTGAAGAAACAATACAATGCGTCCTTTCCCAAAGCTTCCAAGACTGGGAATGGATTATTACAGACGACCAATCTACTGATCACAGTATAGCAATAATTAAAAAATATCAAGATCCTAGAATTATCCTTTTAGAGTCTCCACAAAATCTAGGTGCTGGAGGTGCCAGAAACTTATCTCTAGCTCAAGCCAAAGGAAGATACATTACTTTCTTGGATAGTGATGATTTTTGGGAACGCACCTTCTTGGAGGAAATGCTCAACTTTATGGAAAACAACCAATACGAATTGGCATACTCTACCTACTCTCGTTGCGATGAAAAACTACAACCTCTTCTAGGAAATTATCACGCAGATACCATTGTTACTTTTGGAAACCTCCTTAAAACATGTAGGCTTTCCCTACTTTCGAGTATGTACGATAGCAAAAGAGTTGGGAAGTTTTATTTTCCTGAAGGTAGCAAAAGGGAAGACCACGTCATGTGGCTCAACTTACTAAAAGAAATCCCTAAAGGAATGCCCTTAGGCAAATGTTTATCGAAATACAGAATGCATGGCAACAGTGTTTCTAGAGATAAAAAGAAAGTCATTATGGACCAATACTTAGTGTACAAAGAACATATGAAATTCTCCACTATAAAATCAATGTACTATACTGCTAACTGGGCTATTAACGGCTTTTTGAAATATTCCAAACTATTTAATTAG
- a CDS encoding thioredoxin family protein — translation MKKWLWLFSLFIFTSFHAQIKDVVKWDYQLNKINETDYEVVLTAKMDKGWHLYSKDIPEDTGIPTEMKVSSKEATNVGGFREVGKKINEFSEAFGGTIVYYSNTAKFIQKIKLKDPKKGAKVTAEIMYQVCNDKICLAPNTLEFEKSIEGATISPEEQKEEIAEEKVEEKQDSLSSAIVTPTATVADNTSAPVVDGVKVSSLDFRNPLVDCGTEQIQEDSGNGLVFILGFLGGLIALLTPCVFPMIPLTVSFFTKGSTNKAKGKRNAILYGMFILIIFVALSIPFYIIDGISGNVFNNISTNVGLNLAFFAIFLFFAFSFFGFYEITLPSSIANKSAKAEEAGGMVGIFFMALTLVIVSFSCTGPILGSLLGGVASSSKNVPVLLTFALGGFGLAWAIIFGLLALFPQALQALPKSGGWMNTVKVVLGFIEVALALKFLSKADLVSKTFLLKREIFIALWIIVAIGLVLYLFGKIRFPHDDKNPKISTTRKVLGVLGIGFILYLIPGLFPSEKPKLSALSGILPPMNVSLFQDEHDGILGLNPQHDYFKAVELAKKENKPILLDFTGYGCENCRKMEEFVWSQPDILPLIQNEVILASVYVDDKEALPENEQMSIDMGNGQKKKIKTIGDKWSMFQQVNFNNNSQPHYVLITPDQKVINAPVSGYMPKEEFKKFLECGIQYFKKNQ, via the coding sequence ATGAAAAAATGGCTTTGGCTTTTTTCACTTTTCATTTTTACATCTTTTCATGCACAGATAAAGGATGTTGTAAAGTGGGATTATCAGCTAAACAAAATTAATGAAACGGATTATGAAGTAGTATTAACTGCCAAAATGGACAAAGGTTGGCACCTTTACTCCAAAGACATTCCTGAAGATACCGGAATCCCAACAGAAATGAAGGTAAGCTCTAAAGAAGCGACCAACGTTGGAGGCTTCCGTGAAGTTGGAAAAAAGATCAACGAATTTAGCGAAGCTTTTGGTGGCACCATCGTGTACTACTCCAATACTGCTAAATTTATTCAAAAAATAAAACTGAAAGACCCCAAGAAAGGAGCAAAAGTTACTGCTGAAATTATGTACCAAGTATGTAATGACAAAATTTGCTTAGCTCCTAATACATTGGAATTTGAGAAAAGCATAGAAGGAGCTACAATCAGCCCTGAAGAACAAAAAGAAGAAATTGCAGAAGAAAAAGTAGAAGAAAAACAAGATTCTCTATCATCCGCTATTGTAACTCCTACTGCCACAGTTGCTGACAACACTTCTGCACCTGTAGTAGATGGTGTAAAAGTAAGCAGCCTAGACTTCAGAAATCCTTTAGTAGATTGCGGAACAGAGCAAATTCAGGAGGACTCAGGTAACGGATTGGTTTTCATCCTAGGTTTCTTGGGAGGGCTTATCGCTTTACTTACTCCTTGTGTATTCCCAATGATTCCACTAACAGTATCCTTCTTCACCAAAGGATCTACCAACAAAGCTAAAGGTAAAAGAAATGCAATATTATACGGGATGTTCATCCTGATTATTTTTGTTGCATTAAGTATTCCTTTCTATATTATAGATGGTATAAGCGGAAACGTTTTCAATAATATATCTACCAATGTTGGACTCAATTTAGCCTTCTTTGCCATCTTCTTGTTCTTTGCATTCAGCTTTTTCGGCTTTTATGAAATTACATTGCCTAGCTCTATCGCCAACAAATCGGCTAAAGCAGAAGAAGCAGGCGGTATGGTAGGCATCTTCTTTATGGCTCTTACCTTAGTAATTGTTTCCTTTTCTTGTACAGGACCTATCTTGGGTAGCCTTTTAGGAGGTGTTGCCTCTAGCTCCAAAAATGTTCCTGTGTTGCTTACCTTTGCCCTGGGTGGATTTGGTTTGGCATGGGCTATCATCTTTGGACTTTTAGCTCTTTTCCCTCAAGCTTTGCAAGCACTTCCTAAATCAGGAGGATGGATGAATACCGTAAAAGTTGTTTTAGGTTTTATAGAAGTTGCTTTGGCTTTAAAATTCCTTTCTAAAGCTGATTTGGTTTCTAAAACTTTCCTTTTAAAAAGAGAAATATTCATCGCCCTTTGGATTATTGTTGCCATCGGATTGGTGTTATATTTATTCGGAAAAATAAGATTCCCTCACGACGATAAAAACCCTAAAATATCTACTACTAGAAAAGTTTTAGGAGTACTAGGCATCGGATTTATCTTATATCTTATCCCTGGGCTTTTCCCTTCAGAAAAACCTAAATTATCTGCTCTAAGTGGAATTTTGCCTCCTATGAATGTTAGTCTTTTCCAAGATGAACATGATGGAATATTAGGATTAAATCCTCAGCACGACTACTTTAAAGCCGTAGAACTAGCGAAGAAAGAAAACAAACCCATCTTATTAGATTTTACAGGTTATGGTTGTGAAAACTGTAGAAAAATGGAAGAATTTGTATGGAGCCAGCCAGATATCCTACCTCTTATCCAGAATGAAGTGATCTTAGCATCCGTTTATGTTGATGACAAAGAAGCTCTTCCAGAAAATGAGCAAATGTCTATAGACATGGGAAATGGACAAAAGAAAAAAATAAAAACAATAGGTGATAAATGGTCGATGTTCCAACAAGTGAATTTCAACAATAACTCTCAACCTCACTATGTATTAATCACCCCAGACCAAAAAGTTATTAATGCTCCGGTCTCTGGATACATGCCTAAAGAAGAGTTTAAAAAATTCTTGGAATGTGGAATCCAATATTTTAAAAAGAATCAATAA
- the tilS gene encoding tRNA lysidine(34) synthetase TilS, which yields MATSGGADSMVMAYLFLQANLNFEIAHVNYHLRGEASDLDQKIVEDFCQQNHLSFHLYDVSEKDSKPENSIELWARELRYRFFETIKVAQNLDFIATAHHLNDQLETFIINLSKAAGITGLCGIPENENTIIRPLLHYTKQEIYRFAKQEGIAYREDHTNHENIYLRNRIRNLIIPSLERTNPHFWQNFDKSLNYLKQAEDFIQIQVSEILAKISISKDEEYWIINLKTLKAENTFAQYEILKRLGFPSLEEQQKILKAESGKIFKGENIFLIIDREQGILCKKLPEEDFQEIDLELGQALSSPYPVLLSESKNSGYSTCWEIDSSKIKFPLKIRKPKKRDLFQPKGMIGKKLISKFFKDEKISILARQKVWLLVDSQGNILGIIGYRQDGRFLAKKEKIYFHF from the coding sequence TTGGCAACGAGCGGAGGAGCAGACAGCATGGTGATGGCTTATTTATTTTTACAGGCAAATTTGAATTTTGAAATTGCCCATGTTAACTATCATCTGCGTGGAGAAGCCTCGGATTTAGACCAAAAAATTGTAGAAGATTTTTGCCAGCAAAACCACCTCTCTTTTCACTTATATGACGTTAGCGAAAAGGATTCAAAACCTGAAAACAGCATCGAGTTATGGGCAAGGGAGCTTAGATACCGCTTTTTTGAAACGATTAAGGTGGCTCAAAATTTAGATTTTATCGCTACGGCACACCACCTCAACGATCAATTAGAAACATTTATCATCAACCTATCCAAAGCAGCAGGAATTACTGGACTATGTGGAATCCCTGAAAATGAGAATACCATTATCCGTCCCTTACTGCACTATACCAAACAAGAAATCTATCGCTTTGCCAAGCAAGAAGGTATTGCCTATCGAGAAGACCACACCAATCACGAAAATATTTATCTCAGAAACCGAATCCGAAATTTGATTATCCCCTCTCTTGAGAGAACCAACCCTCACTTCTGGCAAAACTTTGATAAAAGCCTAAATTATCTAAAACAAGCCGAAGATTTTATTCAAATCCAAGTTTCTGAAATTTTAGCAAAAATCAGCATTAGTAAAGATGAAGAGTATTGGATTATCAACTTAAAAACCTTGAAGGCAGAAAATACATTTGCACAATATGAAATTTTAAAAAGATTAGGTTTTCCCTCTCTTGAGGAGCAGCAGAAAATTCTGAAAGCTGAAAGTGGAAAGATATTTAAAGGAGAAAATATTTTTCTAATCATAGACAGAGAACAAGGCATCCTCTGCAAAAAACTTCCTGAAGAAGACTTTCAAGAAATTGATTTGGAATTAGGCCAAGCCTTAAGTTCACCTTATCCTGTTTTGCTTTCGGAATCTAAAAACTCTGGATATTCTACTTGTTGGGAAATAGACTCCTCGAAAATTAAATTCCCTTTAAAAATAAGAAAACCCAAAAAAAGAGACCTTTTTCAACCTAAAGGTATGATTGGCAAAAAGTTAATTTCAAAATTTTTTAAAGACGAAAAAATCTCTATTTTAGCGAGGCAAAAAGTCTGGCTCTTGGTCGACTCCCAAGGTAACATCTTGGGCATTATAGGATACCGACAGGATGGTAGATTCTTAGCCAAAAAAGAAAAAATATACTTTCATTTCTAA